In Kryptolebias marmoratus isolate JLee-2015 linkage group LG22, ASM164957v2, whole genome shotgun sequence, the sequence CAGCTCGGCAGTGATTAAATTCAGGATTTACTTGCAGTTCTCAAGTGATTCAAATCTCATTAAATACCTCTAAGGTGAATAATTACCGCCTGCAACGACAGGCAAGTTCCTCTAAAACAAAGATTAATGGAAGAGTTGGAGAGCGTCCAAAAAGCGCaacataaacatgttaaaattcTCTCGTGGTTCCAAATataactgtgtaaaaaaaaaacaattttgtcaTCTTTAGGCAAGTCTgactaaagaaagaaatgagaaaatgacTTGGAATATGTTACACAGCACAAACGGACATAGGAGATCGCAAGATGGTTTTATCTGTTTGAGCTGATCGAGGCACCAAAGAGCGCTCTGGGTATCTGGGTAGGAAGAAGATTGAGAGCAGGCATGCAGAGGGGGGAAAAGTTCAACTCTAAGAACTCTGGATGCTATTAAGGACTTCCCGAGCTGTAGCCTGGATGCAGGATCGACTCTTAATAGAAACAGGAAGCCAGTGTAAAAGATTAGCCGTGTTTGACAACACAGCTGAGTTTACCTGGTGATTGTTAAATGCCCAAAATGACTTCCTGTTCTGATCCACGAGAAGGACTTTATGatgaaggaaaacataaaagatcaaattaattcagtttgatttgtcctaatcaggtttttgttattaaaggCAACGACTTTAGCCACATCTCAAAGTTAATAAAccgttcttttttaaaacaaaatagcCACGTTAAGATTTATATCTATAAAAAGTTACAGTAATTAAAATCAGgtgaaaatgcttctttttttttctcgaacataattaaatttacaaatttacaGTTCGTACGACTGGGACAccgaaaacagaaaaataacgcATCTACGGATCCACATTCTGTGTTTCGCAAACCTTGTTGCCACTCAGACGTCGTTACCAATAAATAagtgtttatttctgctgttcaGCCTGTGTTCCAGCCAGTTCTGGCTACAGATGACTTCCAGGTGTTTCGCTCATTAATGGTTCAGAAGAACATGGAGCTGCAGCTTCAAGCCCTCAGGgttctgaaagaaaataacGGTAGGTTGGACCGACAAGCACAAAACATTGTACACTCACCAGCCTTTTTGTAAGCTATTCCTGTTTAATTAcgtgttaacacaaatagctaataaGCCAATCACACGGTAACAATTCAGTGAGTTTAAGCATGCAGAGACGGTGAagatgacttgctgaagtttgaactgagcatcagaatggggaagaaaagaGATTCAAATGACTCAGTTATTGGAGCCAGATAAGCTGGTTTGAGCAGCTCAGAAACTGATGATCTGGGATTTTCATAAGCAGCCATCTCAAGGGTTTATAGAGACTGGTCTGAAAAACATAACCCTGAAAATATGGTGGACAAAAACTCgttgaatctatgccacaaatagttaaggcagttctgaaagCGAAGGAGGTCCAACCCGGTACTAGCAAGtagtacctaataaagtggctcgTGACTGTATATCCAAATACACATCTTCTATCTTCTGTaactaaaatgtgtgtgtgtgtgtgtgtaggggccCTCCCAGAGTGTCTGACTGACGGTGTGGACGTGatgactgagctgcagcagcaggagatgAAAATCCTCGAGGAGGTTCTCAAGTATGCCACGCCTGTCTCACCTTCctcctcactgtctgtctcaCACAAACACGTGCATCGTTACCTCTACCTGTTAAAATGTACAGATCATTAGCACCACCCATGTGATTcatgcagcagcttgtttccATAATCACTCAAACGGCATGGGCTGATTTGCCTAACAGTAAATTCATAATCTGTCAGTGATCAAAATGTGGATCCTGAGCTTTGTCAGAGCTGTGGTGTCTCTAGCTGTTCTCATTGACTATGCAGGTATCTTGAAGCTCCTACCCTAGATCTCTAATGAGATTTTGTCAGTGACAGCCAGGCCAAATAAAACACGGAGAGTCCAGCGGGAATGCAGTTAAGCTCCTTAGGTCTCAGCTAATTTAGGTTAGCGGGATTGATGATCAAAATGCAACTGAGAAAATAGTATTTcatccccttttttctttccagggCCATCATGGGATCCCTCACCCTGCTGATCCCTGTTTTAGATCTGACTAtctatttaaaaagatttttagaaTCTCCAAAAACGTGGATTAACAAACTTTCAGGGCTTGATTCTGTGGAAACAAATTGTCTGCACAGACTGATCTTGTCGCAGCTCCATTACAGCGCGATATTTCTCATTTCAAAGTCAACTCAAAATTGACTTGGATGGCTTTGGTTTACTAATATCAGGCAAGTTCTGTGTAAACACCCAAAGAAGACCGTTAGTTACATCTAACAAAGAACTAAAAACTCCTAACAGGATTCCTGTAACTACacctctttctctgtctctgttccTACAAGCGGATACGATGCAAAGGTCCACACTAAagcaatttaaattaaattaaattaggcCAAATTAAAGGATCTATTTATGGCTCCTGGCTGACACCTTGGTAATAAGTTGAAGCACGGAGCTGTTAACACGTGGACACCATCGCTGTCAAAGTTTTAGTCTTCGGTGTTAGTATTCTCATTCAAAGAACGTCTTACCTTTTAGAGAAGCAAAATTCATATTTCATGTGAACTATCTGTATTAGTCTAAATATGGACTTAAATGGCCTGTGGTAAGATCCGATCATGCACATTAAATATCAATAAACAGTGACAATTCTAAAACTTCGCTCTGCATTTGTCCTAGTATTGGATCTTTTATTTACTGCTAATTTATCTTTAGAAAGTCAAAAGAAGAATATGAAGAGGAGATGTCCAGGAAGCTGCTGTTCGAGGGGGAAGTAGGTGCCACTTCCAGCAGCGGCTCTGAAAAGCCAATAAAAGCCAGGGGGGACGCTCCGAGCCAACAGAGCAACACCTCCCAACCCACATCCGGTAACTCGGCGACAGCTCCGATATGACTACACCTGTTGTGTTACTGATCTGAATTTTTAAACGCGCTTGACCCTTTGGCGTACAGATTGTGGCAAAAACAGCATCCAGTCCAGAGTCCTTCCAACAGTAAGAGCTCCAGCAAAGTCCAGAGAGGCGTCCAACTCCAGCAGTCCTCCGGCCGTGGAGCGGGGCAGCGACAGCAGCGACAGCCGCCGCGCTGCAGCTGAGGCTTGCCTGGAGGAAGGGGGCTTGTCTAAGCCCAACCCCGTGAGTCTGACTCTGTTACGTTGTCATTTCCCAAGTTTAGTTTCTTCGAGGTCGGAGTCAGCTAACAGTGAAGAACACTGACCCGATCAACTCAAGGAACCCCAGATCATAATACttcccccacaggcttgtagaGTAGGCATCAGGCATGATGGGGACATCACTTCATTGTCTGCTCTTCTTAACCTGATAAGTTCAtcgatttgaaaaaaaatgcttttgacTCATTAGGACAtgactttttttccatttctgcaaACTTGTTTAACTTGAAGGCCCTGTAGCTAATTGAGGTCtagtttgattgtttgtttgttttaattaaaggtctagcatccccttaaaggaatgcatatcgccctcctcctttcatgtcagagttttagactaaaatcaacATCAACTAaaatgttgcctcacagcaagaagggtcctgggttcaagccccggcttggacctggggtctttctgtgtggagtttgcgtgGGCTTCCTCCGGGcgctctggtttcctcctacagtctaaaaacatgcatgttaggttaggttagactgccttcaggcccaggcctcccttgaaaaagagatctgtgatctcagtgggacttgtctggttaaataaaggttaataaatatgTCCAGAAAAGAGGGCTTACAGcagttttggtgaaaccttgaaaataaggtGATATCTCAGTAAACTgtagctcaatgtttgtaaaactgactgagctgtagatgtacatccaatgtgctttttaagagtttcgataaaatccatccaatgattcgtgaggtattttgctaacagacagagctgaaactAAGAATAGAAGTCTGCTCAGTTATTCATTCACTTTGAGTTACTTTGCTCTGGATGACAGAGAGTCCACACTGTCTCACTCATGAGAGGATTTCTACGACTGTAACTAGTTGCAACACTTTCAGTTCTCATGTTATTATTAAACCATAAggttagttttactttttaagacaGTTTGACTTGGATTTCTGTAGTCGTTTGAGTGGTGTTTTGCttgggtttttttccatctcgtgttctctgcagcagctgtcggcgtcagagcagcagcagctccagcagaggGCGGCGTATCTGTGTCAGCAGCGCGACAAGCTGCACGCACTGAAGAAAGAACAGCAGAAAGCCAAGCAGACGACCACCAGAGAGGAAACGCCAACCAGTCCCACGGCAGCAGCCCCCGCCACCCCGGTAAACATGGCCTGTTTTTGCCCTTCCACCCCTGTCGCCTCCTTTGATAAGTTCAGGGTCAACCCCGCTGTTGTAAGAAACATTTACTGTGAGTCCTGCTCCTACAGACGGGGAACATGAAGGGAAATACTGGGTGTAAGAGCAAAAAACACTTTGGGGTCCTCATTTGTGCAACATCCACAGTATGTTTGAGGATTTAACTTCGTCAGGCTGTGAATTGTCTCAGTAATCCAAGATTTCggacacgttttttttttccttttgagttttcattttacttttactttgctCCATTTTGTCAAACTCACACTCACTCctggtttttgtctcttattcttttcttttctcttgatttacttggtttctgtttgtttccatctgCCTGTATCTGATCTTACCTGGCCTGTTAGGAGGCAGTGGGACAACCCCAGACGAATGGGGCCAGTTCCCCTCCTCCTgcatctccacctcctcctccagcacagTACTCTGCTAACTCCTCCAAACAGAAGGTGATCCATCAGCTGCCTGGCGTGAACTCGTCTACTCATTCatcctttgtttgtttctctggttTTCTTCTGTCGGCTTCTTTAACACACCTTTAAGCTCTCAGTCTTGGTGTTCACTAGCTAGTtagttagtgtgtgtgtgcttggcTGAATCCAAGTAATATTCCCCATTTGATTTTCATTATTTCACCTGAAGGTCATTAACTTCTGTGCCTGGTCTGATCTGATCACGCAGGAAATCTCGGCTGAGGAgagaaagaagctgcagaagagAAAACACCTGGCTGACAAGCTGAAAGAGGAAGTGGTCAAGAAATAATGTTGCTTCCAAATGCAATACTGCTGTTTCACCCTGTCTGCACTACGGTATTCATTCATCTTTTACACACTGACTTTACAAGACATAGATCAAGattttttccaaagaaaattaaaagtaagacgatattttctgttttttttttctttttttgctgttttcagagCAAAGACTCTTTCAAAATCAGGTTTTAGGATTTGGATATATACCACGCAAGTATTTAAAGATGAGATAGCCCTGATTTGTTTGCTtcagaaatagaaataaatctgtattttccACATTTCTATTTTCAATGAAAAATGTGTTCACGTTTAATCAAGCACTGGACAGTTAATTGGCTtatattttagtctttttttctgtaaaaatgcctCTGAAATAGGAGTTAAATGTTCCTCAATGTTGAGGTAAAGATGTTTTAATGACCATGTTTTACAATTTGTTTAAACGttataaagaaaatatgatAATGCCATCAAAATGGTATGATATAAATAGTACATGTTGTTAAATTGGTATAGTTCCAATAGGAACAGttcaaaaagctaattttacaACTGAGTGAAGAGATTTATGGCACAATCATGAGGCTGTTTCTCTAAAGATAAGTAAACAAAGTTCGACTTTGGCCGAGTGGTGAAGGGAACGATCCCAGAGTCGGTGAGAAACTCCAGTTAGCTTGGACACgtcctgcttttttcttttttttttttttactacacgATTTGCATTACCAAAAGGGATGCTTCTGTCATGTAGTACCACCTGTTTAACGTTCAAGAGATTAACACTTTCCAcatattttattcctaaaaaggGGCCAAGAGAACGGTGTGTTGCTTTCTGTGACGAGTGCagtgttcatttttaaagcGATCGACAGTTTTCACTCAAAGCAATCATGGTGCACCAGTTTCTATATATGTAAAATGATTCTGTatgctgttttaataaatcacgTTTTGTAGAAACGACTTGGCCTCCAGACTCTGAGTGGATGAAGACATAGAAAGCTTGCgaacaaaaagctgaaggaGGTGAGTCAGTTATTCTGTCGTAATGCGCTGATGGAGGCTGTGTCATCCGGGATGTGACGAATCCcaggagtttaaaaacaaagcaactggacttctgttcacCCAGGGAGTTCCaggctttaaactgcatgagatgctctgttTATAAGTTAAATTAACgagcagattaatctcactccccttttacctgagggtcattagggtctttgtttgcctggttAATACACCTTGTGCTCTACTGTAAGTATTAGAAACAATTAGTTCctattataaataaatagcaGATTAATCTATGATTTTAGCTTGCATTAACAAAATCTTATGCAATCTGAAGCTTTTAACtctagttttaaatttaaaaaggtcCCAGATGGTAAGCGAAACATCTTTAAACTTTAaggattctgttttgtttttttgttttttttttggggggggggataatCATTTTTATCACAAATTATATTGGGTAAAAACAAGTCTAGGTTCACAAGATCAATGTCAGGGTcacatttaatttcaaaactTATCAAATAAATTCATACAAATGTTAAGAATGAATAGTGGTAGTAAATGCACTTGGTACAAATTCACTGGAGAGCAGAAACAGTCATTGTTGGATGATGCCGTCAGACTGAGGGAAAAGAAAATTCACCGTTTAACTCCCGACAACGAGCACGTTGGCAAACCTTTTCTTTGTGCTTCGACCCTGCTGCCTTCGGTGTGGCTCTGATGTCGAGTTTTGAATCCCTTCATTTGACTTTGTGCGCCTTCTGAGACCAGGAGAGAAGAAACGACAGGAGAAATGTTCTAGCCCCGACGCTGAAAGCATCCCACTGCGTTTTAAACCAGCCAGACCTGTTCCACTGAAAACCTTCATCGTTTCAACTGCAGGGGAGAAGTCtcttctattctttttttttcccaatcacAACTCAAAAAACAGCTCAATATCAATTCAAtctttaacagctttttttttttttttccttcaacttATTTTTAACTGCAAAATTTTTTCATACATGGAAAACCTTTAATGTTAAACAAAGCTCACCTGAACTGAAATCTCAACGGGAATNNNNNNNNNNNNNNNNNNNNNNNNNNNNNNNNNNNNNNNNNNNNNNNNNNNNNNNNNNNNNNNNNNNNNNNNNNNNNNNNNNNNNNNNNNNNNNNNNNNNNNNNNNNNNNNNNNNNNNNNNNNNNNNNNNNNNNNNNNNNNNNNNNNNNNNNNNNNNNNNNNNNNNNNNNNNNNNNNNNNNNNNNNNNNNNNNNNNNNNNNNNNNNNNNNNNNNNNNNNNNNNNNNNNNNNNNNNNNNNNNNNNNNNNNNNaaaaaaaaaaaaaacccagctcaGGTCTACCactgagttaaaactaaaattcGAGCTGTCATTAGATGTAAATCATAAAACTAACATTCTTAACTGGACTAAATTACAAAACTACAGACATCTGCAAAATGCTGTCTGCAAAAGT encodes:
- the cfap36 gene encoding cilia- and flagella-associated protein 36 isoform X2; translated protein: MAEDDSEWIVESIVGYLGSPEWVIPVTDFMENKCTVFDDEDENKLSYTEIHQQYKKLVEKLLENYMQEVGINEQQLMDACSSPFAKSQSLQPVFQPVLATDDFQVFRSLMVQKNMELQLQALRVLKENNGALPECLTDGVDVMTELQQQEMKILEEVLKKSKEEYEEEMSRKLLFEGEVGATSSSGSEKPIKARGDAPSQQSNTSQPTSDCGKNSIQSRVLPTVRAPAKSREASNSSSPPAVERGSDSSDSRRAAAEACLEEGGLSKPNPLSASEQQQLQQRAAYLCQQRDKLHALKKEQQKAKQTTTREETPTSPTAAAPATPEAVGQPQTNGASSPPPASPPPPPAQYSANSSKQKEISAEERKKLQKRKHLADKLKEEVVKK
- the cfap36 gene encoding cilia- and flagella-associated protein 36 isoform X1; amino-acid sequence: MAEDDSEWIVESIVGYLGSPEWVIPVTDFMENKCTVFDDEDENKLSYTEIHQQYKKLVEKLLENYMQEVGINEQQLMDACSSPFAKSQSLQPVFQPVLATDDFQVFRSLMVQKNMELQLQALRVLKENNGALPECLTDGVDVMTELQQQEMKILEEVLKKSKEEYEEEMSRKLLFEGEVGATSSSGSEKPIKARGDAPSQQSNTSQPTSDCGKNSIQSRVLPTVRAPAKSREASNSSSPPAVERGSDSSDSRRAAAEACLEEGGLSKPNPQLSASEQQQLQQRAAYLCQQRDKLHALKKEQQKAKQTTTREETPTSPTAAAPATPEAVGQPQTNGASSPPPASPPPPPAQYSANSSKQKEISAEERKKLQKRKHLADKLKEEVVKK
- the cfap36 gene encoding cilia- and flagella-associated protein 36 isoform X3 yields the protein MAEDDSEWIVESIVGYLGSPEWVIPVTDFMENKCTVFDDEDENKLSYTEIHQQYKKLVEKLLENYMQEVGINEQQLMDACSSPFAKSQSLQPVFQPVLATDDFQVFRSLMVQKNMELQLQALRVLKENNGALPECLTDGVDVMTELQQQEMKILEEVLKKSKEEYEEEMSRKLLFEGEVGATSSSGSEKPIKARGDAPSQQSNTSQPTSDCGKNSIQSRVLPTVRAPAKSREASNSSSPPAVERGSDSSDSRRAAAEACLEEGGLSKPNPQLSASEQQQLQQRAAYLCQQRDKLHALKKEQQKAKQTTTREETPTSPTAAAPATPEISAEERKKLQKRKHLADKLKEEVVKK